From the Cryptomeria japonica chromosome 2, Sugi_1.0, whole genome shotgun sequence genome, one window contains:
- the LOC131052183 gene encoding uncharacterized protein LOC131052183 isoform X1 encodes MGSGSSRNAMASSQAEEANAPRRTKGRHRLHSGCFRPPPNSPDSPLNSASHEEAIRWPIDARRDANPENYLRGKIKCLPDSSVKCNPRSKKRLIRSVSHSSGSSRQFCNSQVSAPSNSFASRSTGRGEGNSASNRCPNGSNCNKHPSDIRLNRATSLGSSKSYSLFARRPRNQPSSIGQNTGTDDSHLINGTDLHRGQGSRSHNPCGSRSRQQSVGSMQVRLQEYEDHPSDMLEREDVFPESSSVQGASNRGPQWNTTFNNNHASVSDQNAFSATRRSTLVESIDARHFHRRGTPDHYESNINFRRTRSVGRLRDRVLRRTASTEDSLSSGDAVDRETRVHNGRRFWEALSRASSSRYTGTPPTVVNDQFLHTLRSMSAGRRHWDERIQMNDDTSSYNNRIQESRGLNHDERRQRARSQVRALQRLSSGFENLAGHERSCNLPGHNQRAHCSCQDVGVPQDSNTSSSISRIIMLAEALFEVLDEIHHQSMALSSRSSVSSLGSFPAPDDVVESIPIRLYSQKGKNVNEDAAQCYICLVEYEEGEHVRVLPCHHEFHQLCVDKWLREVHRVCPLCRGNVCDSLRTQAGSS; translated from the exons ATGGGATCCGGTAGTAGCAGAAACGCAATGGCGTCATCTCAAGCAGAAGAGGCAAATGCGCCAAGAAGAACAAAGGGGCGCCACAGGTTACATTCTGGGTGTTTTCGACCTCCTCCGAATTCTCCTGATAGCCCATTG AATTCTGCATCTCATGAGGAAGCAATTCGCTGGCCTATAGATGCCAGAAGAGATGCCAATCCAGAGAACTATCTTAGGGGAAAGATTAAATGCCTACCTGACTCTTCTGTAAAATGCAACCCAAGAAGCAAAAAGAGGCTTATTCGTTCAGTTTCTCACTCAAGTGGGAGCTCCAGACAATTTTGCAATTCTCAGGTGTCAGCACCTTCAAACAGTTTTGCAAGTAGAAGTACAGGTAGAGGGGAAGGTAACTCTGCTAGTAACCGCTGTCCAAATGGTTCTAACTGCAATAAACATCCTTCTGATATCAGGTTAAACAGGGCCACAAGTTTAGGGTCATCAAAATCATATTCTTTATTTGCAAGACGACCCAGGAATCAGCCTTCAAGCATTGGGCAGAACACAGGAACTGATGACAGTCATTTAATAAATGGTACAGATCTACACAGAGGACAGGGTAGCAGATCACATAATCCATGTGGAAGTAGATCTAGGCAACAAAGTGTTGGTTCAATGCAAGTAAGATTACAAGAATATGAAGATCATCCTTCAGATATGCTAGAAAGGGAAGATGTATTTCCAGAATCTTCTAGTGTTCAAGGTGCTAGCAATAGAGGTCCGCAATGGAACACAACTTTCAACAACAATCATGCATCAGTCTCTGATCAAAATGCATTTTCTGCAACTCGTCGTTCAACTTTGGTGGAATCAATAGATGCAAGACACTTTCACAGAAGAGGGACACCTGACCATTATGAAAGTAATATAAATTTCAGAAGAACACGCAGTGTTGGACGACTCCGTGACAGAGTGCTTAGGAGGACGGCATCAACTGAAGACTCATTGAGCAGTGGAGATGCAGTTGACAGGGAAACAAGAGTACACAATGGGAGAAGGTTTTGGGAAGCTTTAAGTAGAGCTTCCTCTAGTAGGTATACTGGAACACCACCAACTGTTGTAAACGATCAGTTCCTTCACACTCTTAGATCTATGAGTGCTGGTCGGAGGCACTGGGATGAGAGGATCCAAATGAATGATGACACCTCTAGTTATAACAACAGAATACAGGAAAGTAGAGGGTTGAACCATGATGAACGGAGGCAGCGGGCAAGATCTCAG GTCCGTGCTTTGCAACGTTTAAGTAGTGGTTTTGAGAATTTAGCAGGCCATGAGAGATCATGTAATTTACCTGGCCACAATCAAAGGGCACATTGCTCATGCCAAGATGTTGGAGTGCCACAAGATTCAAATACCAGTTCAAGCATCTCAAGGATTATCATGTTGGCAGAAGCTTTGTTTGAG GTTCTTGATGAAATTCATCACCAGTCTATGGCTTTGTCCTCACGATCATCGGTTTCTTCACTTGGATCTTTCCCTGCTCCTGATGATGTTGTTGAGTCCATCCCAATACGGTTGTACAGCCAAAAGGGAAAAAACGTTAATGAGGATGCTGCACA GTGCTATATATGTCTTGTGGAATATGAAGAAGGAGAGCATGTGAGAGTTTTACCATGCCATCATGAATTTCATCAACTTTGTGTTGACAAATGGCTGAGAGAGGTTCATAG
- the LOC131052183 gene encoding uncharacterized protein LOC131052183 isoform X2 produces the protein MQKQIYQLRMVIVHVSKTQNSASHEEAIRWPIDARRDANPENYLRGKIKCLPDSSVKCNPRSKKRLIRSVSHSSGSSRQFCNSQVSAPSNSFASRSTGRGEGNSASNRCPNGSNCNKHPSDIRLNRATSLGSSKSYSLFARRPRNQPSSIGQNTGTDDSHLINGTDLHRGQGSRSHNPCGSRSRQQSVGSMQVRLQEYEDHPSDMLEREDVFPESSSVQGASNRGPQWNTTFNNNHASVSDQNAFSATRRSTLVESIDARHFHRRGTPDHYESNINFRRTRSVGRLRDRVLRRTASTEDSLSSGDAVDRETRVHNGRRFWEALSRASSSRYTGTPPTVVNDQFLHTLRSMSAGRRHWDERIQMNDDTSSYNNRIQESRGLNHDERRQRARSQVRALQRLSSGFENLAGHERSCNLPGHNQRAHCSCQDVGVPQDSNTSSSISRIIMLAEALFEVLDEIHHQSMALSSRSSVSSLGSFPAPDDVVESIPIRLYSQKGKNVNEDAAQCYICLVEYEEGEHVRVLPCHHEFHQLCVDKWLREVHRVCPLCRGNVCDSLRTQAGSS, from the exons ATGCAGAAGCAAATATATCAGTTGAGGATGGTCATAGTGCATGTATCTAAGACACAG AATTCTGCATCTCATGAGGAAGCAATTCGCTGGCCTATAGATGCCAGAAGAGATGCCAATCCAGAGAACTATCTTAGGGGAAAGATTAAATGCCTACCTGACTCTTCTGTAAAATGCAACCCAAGAAGCAAAAAGAGGCTTATTCGTTCAGTTTCTCACTCAAGTGGGAGCTCCAGACAATTTTGCAATTCTCAGGTGTCAGCACCTTCAAACAGTTTTGCAAGTAGAAGTACAGGTAGAGGGGAAGGTAACTCTGCTAGTAACCGCTGTCCAAATGGTTCTAACTGCAATAAACATCCTTCTGATATCAGGTTAAACAGGGCCACAAGTTTAGGGTCATCAAAATCATATTCTTTATTTGCAAGACGACCCAGGAATCAGCCTTCAAGCATTGGGCAGAACACAGGAACTGATGACAGTCATTTAATAAATGGTACAGATCTACACAGAGGACAGGGTAGCAGATCACATAATCCATGTGGAAGTAGATCTAGGCAACAAAGTGTTGGTTCAATGCAAGTAAGATTACAAGAATATGAAGATCATCCTTCAGATATGCTAGAAAGGGAAGATGTATTTCCAGAATCTTCTAGTGTTCAAGGTGCTAGCAATAGAGGTCCGCAATGGAACACAACTTTCAACAACAATCATGCATCAGTCTCTGATCAAAATGCATTTTCTGCAACTCGTCGTTCAACTTTGGTGGAATCAATAGATGCAAGACACTTTCACAGAAGAGGGACACCTGACCATTATGAAAGTAATATAAATTTCAGAAGAACACGCAGTGTTGGACGACTCCGTGACAGAGTGCTTAGGAGGACGGCATCAACTGAAGACTCATTGAGCAGTGGAGATGCAGTTGACAGGGAAACAAGAGTACACAATGGGAGAAGGTTTTGGGAAGCTTTAAGTAGAGCTTCCTCTAGTAGGTATACTGGAACACCACCAACTGTTGTAAACGATCAGTTCCTTCACACTCTTAGATCTATGAGTGCTGGTCGGAGGCACTGGGATGAGAGGATCCAAATGAATGATGACACCTCTAGTTATAACAACAGAATACAGGAAAGTAGAGGGTTGAACCATGATGAACGGAGGCAGCGGGCAAGATCTCAG GTCCGTGCTTTGCAACGTTTAAGTAGTGGTTTTGAGAATTTAGCAGGCCATGAGAGATCATGTAATTTACCTGGCCACAATCAAAGGGCACATTGCTCATGCCAAGATGTTGGAGTGCCACAAGATTCAAATACCAGTTCAAGCATCTCAAGGATTATCATGTTGGCAGAAGCTTTGTTTGAG GTTCTTGATGAAATTCATCACCAGTCTATGGCTTTGTCCTCACGATCATCGGTTTCTTCACTTGGATCTTTCCCTGCTCCTGATGATGTTGTTGAGTCCATCCCAATACGGTTGTACAGCCAAAAGGGAAAAAACGTTAATGAGGATGCTGCACA GTGCTATATATGTCTTGTGGAATATGAAGAAGGAGAGCATGTGAGAGTTTTACCATGCCATCATGAATTTCATCAACTTTGTGTTGACAAATGGCTGAGAGAGGTTCATAG